The genomic stretch ATAGCCCATCAGCTCGACGACATCCTGCGGGAAATTGTCGACGCCGGCCTCAAGGTTGCGGCGCAAGGCGCGCGCGGTGTTCATGTCGGTGCCGGGCGCCCGGCCGAGGCCGAGATCGATGCGGCCGGGAAACAGGGCAGCCAGCGTGCCGAACTGCTCGGCAATGACCAGCGGCGCATGGTTGGGCAGCATGATGCCGCCGGCGCCGACGCGAATGGTTTTGGTGCCGCCGGCGACATGGGCGATGACCACGGATGTGGCGGCACTGGCGATGCCCGGCATGTTGTGGTGCTCGGCCAGCCAATAGCGCTTGTAGCCCAGCCGCTCGGCATGGCGGGCGAGATCGAGCGAGTTGGCCAGCGACTGCGAGGCATTGCTGCCTTCGACGATCGGCGACAGGTCGAGAACGGACAGTTCGGTCATGCGTTGGTCTCCACGATCTTCTTTTCACGCACTTTGGCCTCGAAGGCCGTGCGGTCGGGAATGATGATGCCGAGCTGGCCTTCCAGCGTGTCGGCGAGTTGGGCGGCGGTGGCTATCTCCGTCTGCTCGGTGCGGCCGCCAAGGTGATGGATCGACAGCCTGACGCCGCGCAATGCGTAACGCCGGTCGGGCGTAGCGCGTGCCGCTATGACGGAGGAGAGGAAATGCGATGCCGGGCTGGTCGACAGGAAGTAGTTGGTGACGGAATAGTCGACCTCGTATTGCGGCTGCAGATCGAAGCGGTAGAGCGAGCGCCAGTCGCCGCCGATGGCGGCCTGCAGGCGGAAATGATCGTCGGCCTCGACGAGGCGGAATGTCTCGTGCGGGGTTTTTTGCTCCGCGCCGGAAACCAGCAGCAGCGGCGCCGTCAGGGTCAGGCCGCCGAAGCCGACATCGGCGATATAGGTCCGACCATCGAGCTCGACGCGCAGCAGCATGTGGCTGCGCGCGGTGATGGCGTCCTCGCTCTGGCCCCAGAGCACGCGCGCGGCCAGGCCGTCGACCTCGAAACCAAGTGCAATCAGAGCATGCATGAAGAGGAGGTTGTGCTCGAAGCAATAGCCGCCACGCCCGCCAAGGACGATCTTGTCCTGCAGCGCGGCAAGATCGAGCCGGACCGGGTGGCCAAGAAAAGGATCGATGTTCTCGAACGGGATCGCCTGCGGGTGGAGGAAATGCAGTGCCTTTAGCGTATCCAGCGACGGGTCCCGCGAACCGGCGTAACCGATGCGAGCGAGATAGGCGTCGAGGTCGAAGGGAACGTCGTTCATCGGGAAGGGGCACCGGCCATTGTCCGGCCGGATATAGGCATTCGATCCGGGCGCCGCAAACACGGCGAGCCGGTCAGGCGGCAGCCTTGCCGTTCTCTTCGACGGGTTCGTCCTCCACCACGGCGGTTTGCTGCGCGGCGAGGAAATTGCCGACATGGCCGAGCCCCTCGAAATGGTCGCAGAACACTTTTATGACGACCAGCAGCGGCACCGCCATCAGCGCGCCGACGAAACCCCACAGCCATGACCAGAAGGCAATGGCGATGAAGATCGCCACGGCGTTGATCTCCAGGCGCCTGCCGACCACCATCGGTGTCACGAACTGGCCTTCGACAATATCGCACAAAAGTACGAAGGCCGGCGCCAGCAGCGCGTAGGAAATGGTGTCGAAGCTGATCAGCGCCATCACCGCGACCAGCACGATGGTCAGCAGCGCGCCGACATAGGGCAGGAAGTTGAACAGGGCGGCGGCGACACCCCAGACCAGCGGGTTGGGCATGCCGAGCGCCCACAAGCCAAGGCCGATGACCGTGCCGAGACCGGCATTGATGATGGTGACGGTGAGCAGATAGTGCGAAATTTCGCGCTCGACGTCATAGACGACGCGCAGCGCCCGCTTCTTCTCGCTGAGGCTGGCGAAGGACTGGATGATCTTCTCGTAGAACATCGTGCCCGAGGCGAGCAGGAACAGCGACAGCACGAAGATGATGGTGAGGCTCGTGCCCGCCGAAAGGATGTTGCTGGCGGCCGCCGACAGGATGCCGGACTGGGCGACCGCCACCTTCTGGATGCCCGGCTCCTGCGAGGTCTCGGTCATTTGCTCGATCTGATGCGAGACCTGCATGATCCTTTCCAGCGGACGCCGCAATTGCGCCAGCCGCTCGGTGAGCTGCTGGCCGATCGACGAGGTGTTGTTGAGCAGATCGATGACCGGGCCTGACAGCAAATAGCCGGCGCTGGCGAAGACGCAAATGGAGAGCAGCACCAGCAAGGTCGCCGACACCACTTCGGGAATGCCACGTTTGCGCAGCAGCCGCACGATCGGCGTCAATGTCAGCGCCAGCAGGAAGGCCAGCATGACCGGCATGAAGAAGGCGCGGGCGAAATAGAGCGCATAGATGGTCATGAAAATGAAGATGCCGACCAGCAGCGAGCGCATCAGATGCGTGTCCGCGCGCGTTTCGGTTCGCGCGTCTTCAACCTCGGCAACGCCTGCGCCCAAAGCGGCGGGTTCGGCTTTCATCACGGTCCCTCATCGGCGCACCGCAATTGGTGCAAACCGTTGAGCGAAAACGCCGGCGTGGCCGCAAGGTTCCGTTAGCCGGCGGGCCCGCTTCCGCGGGCCTAGCCGTTGCTGATCTCACTCAAGCTACGGGCGCTGCTACCACAGGAGCGGATTTCGCCGTTTCCTTGCGCACGATCGGCGCCACCTTGGTCCCGTAGAGTTCGATCGCCTTCATGATCTTGGCGTGCGGCATGGTGCCGATCGCCATCTGCAGCAGGAAGCGATCATTGTTGAAGATCTTGTGCTGGGCGACGATCTTTTCGGCCACCTGCTCCGGACCGCCGACGAACAGGGCGCCGTTGGGACCACGCGACTGGTCGAAATGCGCCCGCGATGTCGGGCCCCAGCCGCGCTCGCGGCCGATGCGGTTCATCACTTCGGCCTGCGGACCGTAAAAATCGTCGGCCGCCTGCTCGGTCGTCTCGGCGATG from Mesorhizobium sp. NZP2077 encodes the following:
- a CDS encoding AI-2E family transporter, which codes for MKAEPAALGAGVAEVEDARTETRADTHLMRSLLVGIFIFMTIYALYFARAFFMPVMLAFLLALTLTPIVRLLRKRGIPEVVSATLLVLLSICVFASAGYLLSGPVIDLLNNTSSIGQQLTERLAQLRRPLERIMQVSHQIEQMTETSQEPGIQKVAVAQSGILSAAASNILSAGTSLTIIFVLSLFLLASGTMFYEKIIQSFASLSEKKRALRVVYDVEREISHYLLTVTIINAGLGTVIGLGLWALGMPNPLVWGVAAALFNFLPYVGALLTIVLVAVMALISFDTISYALLAPAFVLLCDIVEGQFVTPMVVGRRLEINAVAIFIAIAFWSWLWGFVGALMAVPLLVVIKVFCDHFEGLGHVGNFLAAQQTAVVEDEPVEENGKAAA
- a CDS encoding arylamine N-acetyltransferase, whose product is MSAISSPRSKPPWWRTNPSKRTARLPPDRLAVFAAPGSNAYIRPDNGRCPFPMNDVPFDLDAYLARIGYAGSRDPSLDTLKALHFLHPQAIPFENIDPFLGHPVRLDLAALQDKIVLGGRGGYCFEHNLLFMHALIALGFEVDGLAARVLWGQSEDAITARSHMLLRVELDGRTYIADVGFGGLTLTAPLLLVSGAEQKTPHETFRLVEADDHFRLQAAIGGDWRSLYRFDLQPQYEVDYSVTNYFLSTSPASHFLSSVIAARATPDRRYALRGVRLSIHHLGGRTEQTEIATAAQLADTLEGQLGIIIPDRTAFEAKVREKKIVETNA